The Brasilonema sennae CENA114 genome includes a region encoding these proteins:
- a CDS encoding transcriptional regulator: MTKITGKMTLTFNPIIYSELLSKHQPRIIKSEEENEKFLAIVEELLSRAKLTPEEDAVLELLVRLIEDFEDKHYEINASTPHSRLLHLIEARSLEKAEKSENFWFEGRNYRSSQWSARNQ; this comes from the coding sequence ATGACAAAGATAACTGGAAAAATGACCCTTACTTTTAATCCAATAATTTACAGCGAATTGCTATCTAAACATCAACCTCGAATTATCAAAAGTGAAGAGGAAAACGAGAAATTTCTCGCAATCGTTGAAGAACTGCTTTCTCGTGCTAAGCTGACTCCAGAAGAAGATGCTGTGTTGGAACTATTGGTAAGACTGATTGAGGATTTTGAAGATAAGCACTATGAGATTAATGCCTCAACGCCACACTCAAGACTCCTTCATTTGATAGAGGCTAGGAGTCTGGAAAAAGCTGAGAAGAGTGAAAATTTTTGGTTCGAGGGACGTAACTACCGAAGTAGTCAATGGTCAGCTAGAAATCAGTAA